The genomic stretch ACCCAGCCAACCAGTACTGAGTGCTGCCTCCACATCCAACCATTGCTGCCTGGTTCTCTGTATGATTTAAAGTAGAAAAACTCCTCCAAGTTACCACTGTCAGTTAAATCCACCTGTAAGAATGCCAGAGGCCAGGAGCAGCTGCTACCAAATCAGGATTAAACTACTTCAGTAATGCAGAGAGGCTTTACATGATGACTGGGAAAGCCTCACCTCAAGAGGCAGGTGTGCCTATGCTCCATAATAATTAGCAAACCAACTTCAAATTAGTACAATAAAGTTGTTCTCCTGGCTCTGTGCTCTAACTGTGTGACACAGGATACGTATACCTGGGAGAGGAAGCTCTCGTACAGGTTTGAGCaatgcaggaggagggcagcgTCTTGTCTGTAACAGCTCTGGAGGGGAGCACTGTAACAGGTTACAGACTGTTCCCCAAAGCAGCTGTTTCActtcctgcagcacagctctaCAGGCTCAGCCAACACCCACTCCTACCCTGAAAGTCAATAAACCAAAAATACTTAAGGTTATGTGCACAATTAGCAAACGTGGTCTAAAACCACACACGTTTCTCCCATTTGTATTTGGGCTTGGGCAGCCGGAGGTATGCAGTTAATACACAACACAGACTTGGTTTGTTagtaaaataaagtagaaaCAAGATAATTTAATTGCATGTAGCCCTTGATCTACCATCTTGAGCTCAATACCCTGCTTGGTCCTTCATTACAGCATGTGAATGACTTCCACAACAACAAGGTCTAAGGATCCAGGAGGTTTACTTTATTACTATAAATCAGTTTATGTTCTTGTACTTCACATATAAATATCTTGATGACAACAAAAAAGGCACATCTATGAAGACATCATGCACCTTGTCTGTgtctagttttattttattacaagaaCTATCACTCTCCGCTAGAAATAAAAACCTAGAACTGGTTGTATGACATATACCTCTCTGTATTGACAAAATACTCAAAACAGTCGgtaaaaatttacatttctacAAATTCTAAAAATGACACTGCATATCTAAATGGCAAGTTCCACTTTGCCTGGGGCAAAAGGACAGTTTAAGAAGGTGGTTTGACTCATCAGATTCAAGAAGTTCAAGCACCACTTAGTTTCATTCCAAAACTTACTTAAACCAGTAAGTTTTTAGTTGACTTTAACAGCCTGCTTTATATGCACAAAGCACTCACTGCTTCCTGTTTCTGCTATTCTTCCATTACCATCCTGAAGAGGTGAATGTTcatatttcaatgaaaatacaaaaaatttttacaaatacgtatttccttttaaaagtacTTGTCCCATAATACCTCTAGATTCCCATTTAAGCCCACTCCCTTCATTCCCcccaaaagtaaaataattctttctttagTGTAACATACTTAACTAGAGCTAAAATGGCAGGCTTATCAGCATTGTCACTGCACTTACAGTTCTTGAAGAGATGAAGTTGTTATGGTCTTTTTAAAATaggcagatgaagaaaaacatatacTCTAAATGAATGAGGTAAAGTTTCATACATTCAGTGGTGTAAATAAATACCAGCAGAGTTTTATAGGAACATGAGTATAAGTTTAAGGGTTTTATTATCAAAGTTTTGTAAAACAATTTCAGAAACTGTACATCAACATGGCACAGACTGTAGCCTACTTTTGTCTTTTTACCTGCACAAAAGTAAAAGCTCTTGAACTTCTGTAACTAAGAAAACAGCTTGTCTAACTACTTTGCATATAACATGGAATCACTGTGTGCATAAGATTACTACTGCAGTGACAGTAAACACAAATTTATTAGTTTATACAACTTGAGATCAAGTAAAAAGTACATTATCAAGTAgacttgcttttaaaagcatacGAAGgtcaattttaaaatgcactaCCTTTTTGCAATGTGTTTAGATCCGTAACAAATAAAATTACCTGGATTATGAAAACTGCACAAATCAACCTTTAATCACTGGGCACCGATCAGAGATTTTCACTTCCCAAGGCTCAAGAAGGAAAGTTAAGAACCATTACAAGTCACCTGAGATGGATTTGAActgacagattaaaaaaagccctcaaaaaGGTTAGTGCATTTTAACTTTGtcaaagccaaacaaaacccaccgggaaaaaaacaaaacaaaacaaaaaacaaccccagccacatggcttaaaaaaaaaacaacccaaaaactATCTATATCAGAATGCTTCTTTTCAGATGtactgtcaatttttttttgtgtagtcACACTTAAGACCCTTAAGTAGATCCACCATATGTTGTAGGACTTTAGAACATTTAGGATGTTTCTGCCACAATCAACATGCAGTCAGTGCATTCCCTATACTGCTCTATTACTGCAATGAATCAAATTCTAGAAACACTATCATAAGTGAGCTGATTTACTAAAGGAGATCATACAACAAACAGTCCATGCCTGCTGTAGATGCATGCAGCTTTTTACTGTTGCTTGAAGCATCACCAAGTTAGTAAAAATTGCTTGGCTATGCAATCCCTTTTGGCCGTTAACAAGAATGGTTACCTTTCTATAAAGCTTTTGATGTGAGTTAGTATCAGGAGACTTACAAACCAGGTATAGCTTAGAGCTGTATACATCTAGATTTAGGATTAACAAGTACAGCATAAAAGAATCACACAGGAATGACACTGATGCACGTCTGCAGCTGTGTTCACTGCAAAGGCAAAATTCAGTCACTCATATCCATGTCCTCTTCGTGATGATCATCCCCATTTACTTTGGATTCCCTTGCTGAATCTCCACTTCCTTTATCAGCGGCAGACTCCTTTACTTTAGGGGAGGAAGAatctgccattttcttttcttcctttttctccttctcgCTGTCATATCCTTGTTCTTCTTCATCATAATCCCTTGTGACCTGCTTTGCcgagataaaaaaaaaaggtaaaacttgcTTTCAAAGCCCCTGTTGGTTTAAGGTTAATACTACAGTACAGGCAGTGAAGTTAAACAGGTTTTTAAACATACTTTCACATCTTTATCACTCTCGGATTTTCGTTCTCGATCCTTctctttgtctttgcttttttttttcttgcttgttgaCCGCTCCCTCtcatctctgcttctctccttgtctttatccttctttttttcctttttatgtctaCAATGATAAAGCATGTAGAAGAATGAAAACCACAATCACACCATTCCATAACTAGAACACAGACCATGTCCAGACTGTTACCCATAGTTCATTACAAATATAAAGggagaaataacagaaaataaccAAACGTCCCAATTTCTTGGCTCTGGATGAAACACAACCACTACAAAGTGAAGTCTAAGAAACGCCATGTTAAGAATAGCAACACTATAGCGTTTTATGAAGGAGCACCTCAAGTTCCCTGTTTAGGGAGAGAGAAGCACAAGATGCCCATGCCCACCCAAAAGTCAGTTGACTGCTATTGTACAGAGCCAAATGGGCCAGGAACTCTGGGTATCTCCTACTCCTCACCCCTGGAATACCTCACATTTGGAGTTCTTGGGCACTAACAGAGAAGCCCTATGCTTGAAGCCGATTAAATTGtggtattttattattaaatatgtGGTATTATTAAATTAAGTGGTAGCAGGCAGCAGAGATCCACTCACTCTCTCAAGAAGTCAACCTATGGGCTAGGCATAAGGAACAAGCCAAACACACATCATCTTCAAAGTAACCCCACTGTGATCTTTGCTATAGTTCACATCTTGGGAATTTTCCACCCATAcaccattgttttttttttagccaagAGGCTTACTGACCTTCTTGGAGATGGGGACCGGgacattttccttttaggaGACCTGGGTTTTTTAGGTGACCGTGTTCCACTCCTGCTTCTTCTACGTCGTCTTTCTCTGCAGGAAAGAGAGATCaaagcttttttggttttttttaaagctacaaaTACATCTCTGACTCCCAAACCACCACTGCTCAGAAGGTAGTAAATACATATAACTCAAAACGGATATTTACTATTAGCGGTACTGCAAAGCCCACAGTTACTGATCAGCAGAGTAAGTTGTTTCCTGTTCTACCTCCACCTTCATGAACAAACTGCTAGCTCAGGCTGTATTAGGGATACTGACTCTTTTTGCAAATAGAAACAGAAcagttttttcttgttaataCTGCAAGTTAattttggaagatttttaaaaaagaatggcatgcattttgcatgtatttattCCATAAATCAGGAAAGAGTTTAACAGTGACCTCAAAAGCATCATACTCTGTTTTATATAGAGCAAGCAGAAACTATTCTAAGCCCAAACAGTATCTCCAGAAAATTACAgtatcaggggaaaaaaaaaggcatcttgTAGACATAGGTAGAGAGAGTACATAGGCAGTTGCGCATATAGCCAATACATCCACAATAGAATCATCATCCTGTTACATACAAGAACGTTCTTTCTATTGAAGTGGATAAAGCATGCTGGAAATAGAGACCaagaaaaatgttcatgttACTGTACCTGCTTGTGCTTCTTGATCGTCTAGTTGTGCTGTAGCTTTTGGGGGGAGTTTTAGAacgtttcttttctttctcttccttctttttatccctttcagcaaaatacagattttaagtTTAGTTTAAGTCATTTTCAAACTACTCAAGTAGCATTCACTACTTTTGCTAtgtaggaaaataaatgaagacatAACAAATACACTGGATAGCGTACAGTGTTTAGTATTTCTGGGGACAGTCACATTAtattaacagaaacaaagattACAATTatctacagcaaaataaaagaacagcTCTTTTCTAGCTTCTGTGTGCAAACAGCACAAAATCTGCAAGTCTAGATGCTCACATTTCCTGCTTTCCAAAGACAGCTGCTGAGCGATTCAGCCAATGCCTGCTGCATCTGTTGACTCTTAGGAAGTTACATCTTTTTATGTAACTAACTGTGCACATGTACAGGGCAAGTGTAATATAATTCTATAGATGTTACAAGAGACTGACTTTAAAAAGAGCCACTAGTTCATTTTGCTctagtttttttgtttgtttgtgggttttgagttggtttttttttttttttttttttaaattaagtaccaaaatttaataatttaatttctagcAAATAGAATAGATTTACTGAAGCGATTACCTGGTTTTGGATGTGCTCCTAGaccttctgcttctctctctggAATGAGATCTTCTTCGCCTTGGACTTTTAGATCGCCTCCTGCTTCTTGATTTTGAATGGGACCTTCTCCTTGATCTGCTTCTTGACCGTCTACCAGTAACACAGTGTGTACATCGCAGttaaatatatgaaatttttatatattattcaGAATCCATCTGCTCAGTGCTAACAGAATTGTAATGCCTTCTCTCCATCGTGGTCCCTCCTGGGGCACAATTGCTCAGAGAAGGCTTCTAGTACTTTGTTTTCAGACAAATTGTAATTACTACATGAGCACACTAGAAAGAGACTGAAGAAAGTACAGAGGTTTACGGACTACTGTAAAATGGAGAGCCTACAATGGCTTAGGTGTTCATAGTAGTGATGTCTGTGTAGAACCAAGGCTCTGTGCTAAGGTGTTTCTTATCTGATACTACAAACAATTTACTGTTAAACAAAATCAGAGTCCAAACACTGCTATGACTAGGTGTCCTGAAGTTCCTTCTGCAGTAGTGTAAGGTATTTTTGAGGTATTTTTTGCTATCATCTCTCTCCCACCCTTTCTACAAAAAGAGGTAGGC from Pelecanus crispus isolate bPelCri1 chromosome 5, bPelCri1.pri, whole genome shotgun sequence encodes the following:
- the SRSF11 gene encoding serine/arginine-rich splicing factor 11 isoform X5; the protein is MRLRLCLSWHQLMLWQVCCLEVDSCLLPTHFLRLQGEAYTVSRDQLTKKLIVKKWKIGAVPLAALGAPALDPALAALGLPGANLNSQSLAADQLLKLMSTVDPKLNHVAAGLVSPSLKSDTSSKEIEEAMKRVREAQSLISAAIEPDKKDEKRRHSRSRSRSRRRRTPSSSRHRRSRSRSRRRSHSKSRSRRRSKSPRRRRSHSRERSRRSRSTSKTRDKKKEEKEKKRSKTPPKSYSTTRRSRSTSRERRRRRSRSGTRSPKKPRSPKRKMSRSPSPRRHKKEKKKDKDKERSRDERERSTSKKKKSKDKEKDRERKSESDKDVKQVTRDYDEEEQGYDSEKEKKEEKKMADSSSPKVKESAADKGSGDSARESKVNGDDHHEEDMDMSD
- the SRSF11 gene encoding serine/arginine-rich splicing factor 11 isoform X4; protein product: MQKELFLMRLRLCLSWHQLMLWQVCCLEVDSCLLPTHFLRLQGEAYTVSRDQLTKKLIVKKWKIGAVPLAALGAPALDPALAALGLPGANLNSQSLAADQLLKLMSTVDPKLNHVAAGLVSPSLKSDTSSKEIEEAMKRVREAQSLISAAIEPDKKDEKRRHSRSRSRSRRRRTPSSSRHRRSRSRSRRRSHSKSRSRRRSKSPRRRRSHSRERSRRSRSTSKTRDKKKEEKEKKRSKTPPKSYSTTRRSRSTSRERRRRRSRSGTRSPKKPRSPKRKMSRSPSPRRHKKEKKKDKDKERSRDERERSTSKKKKSKDKEKDRERKSESDKDVKQVTRDYDEEEQGYDSEKEKKEEKKMADSSSPKVKESAADKGSGDSARESKVNGDDHHEEDMDMSD
- the SRSF11 gene encoding serine/arginine-rich splicing factor 11 isoform X6, which gives rise to MSTVDPKLNHVAAGLVSPSLKSDTSSKEIEEAMKRVREAQSLISAAIEPDKKDEKRRHSRSRSRSRRRRTPSSSRHRRSRSRSRRRSHSKSRSRRRSKSPRRRRSHSRERSRRSRSTSKTRDKKKEEKEKKRSKTPPKSYSTTRRSRSTSRERRRRRSRSGTRSPKKPRSPKRKMSRSPSPRRHKKEKKKDKDKERSRDERERSTSKKKKSKDKEKDRERKSESDKDVKQVTRDYDEEEQGYDSEKEKKEEKKMADSSSPKVKESAADKGSGDSARESKVNGDDHHEEDMDMSD